The proteins below come from a single Ictidomys tridecemlineatus isolate mIctTri1 chromosome 8, mIctTri1.hap1, whole genome shotgun sequence genomic window:
- the Lst1 gene encoding leukocyte-specific transcript 1 protein: MCSFSWCPFFHYGVLGLGGLLLLLVVTLFTCLCLLRRRVKRLERRWDHLPDQELHYASLQRLPILGSDQVEGEAEDMKEDHSTDYACIAKNKPT; this comes from the exons ATGTGTTCATTCAGCT GGTGCCCTTTCTTCCACTATGGGGTATTGGGCCTGGGAGGGCTCCTGCTCTTGCTTGTGGTCACTCTGTTCACCTGCCTCTGTCTGCTCCGTCGGAGAG tgaaaAGATTGGAGAGAAGATGG GACCACCTTCCAGACCAAGAGCTCCACTATGCCTCTCTGCAAAGGTTACCCATATTGGGCAGTGATCAGGTCGAAGGAGAAGCAGAAGACATGAAGGAGGACCACAGCACTGACTACGCCTGCATTGCCAAGAACAAACCCACCTGA
- the Ncr3 gene encoding LOW QUALITY PROTEIN: natural cytotoxicity triggering receptor 3 (The sequence of the model RefSeq protein was modified relative to this genomic sequence to represent the inferred CDS: inserted 1 base in 1 codon; substituted 2 bases at 2 genomic stop codons), with product MRSCILWVFSAALPPCSFNASRGRPAIGSVTWYQDKVAPAKEVKNRTPXFRDRLVPLSFSQFLCNLQAELHIXDXQGQDAGVYVCRVEVLGLDVGTGNRTQLLAETIRHAEAGPP from the exons ATGC GATCCTGTATTCTCTGGGTGTTCTCTGCAGCCCTCCCGCCCTGCTCCTTCAATGCCAGCAGAGGGAGACCAGCCATTGGCTCTGTCACATGGTACCAAGACAAGGTGGCCCCTGCGAAGGAAGTGAAGAACAGAACCCCATAGTTCAGGGACCGCCTGGTTCCCCTTTCTTTTTCCCAATTCCTCTGTAACCTCCAGGCTGAGCTGCACATCTAGG ACCAAGGCCAAGATGCTGGCGTCTATGTGTGCAGGGTGGAGGTGTTGGGCCTGGATGTTGGCACAGGCAATAGGACTCAGCTGCTGGCAGAGACAATAAGGCATGCGGAGGCAGGACCTCCTTGA
- the Aif1 gene encoding allograft inflammatory factor 1 isoform X1, producing MGTRRWAALGQGVGGKAFGLLKAQQEERLNEINKQFLEDPKYSTDEDLPSKLEAFKKKYMEFDLNGNGDIDIMSLKQMLEKLGIPKTHLELKKLIREVSSGSGETFSYPDFLRMMLGKRSAILKMILMYEEKAREQEKPTGPPAKKAISELP from the exons ATGGGAACAAGGAGGTGGGCAGCCCTGGGCCAGGGAGTAG GAGGTAAAGCTTTTGGACTACTGAAGGCCCAGCAGGAAGAGAGACTGAATGAGATCAACAAG CAATTCCTGGAGGATCCCAAATACAGCACTGATGAGGATCTACCCTCCAAACTGGAAGCCTTCAAGA aaaaatatatgGAGTTTGACCTGAACGGAAATGGAGATATTG ATATCATGTCCTTGAAGCAAATGCTAGAGAAACTTGGGATCCCCAAGACCCACCTAGAGCTTAAGAAACTAATTAGAGAGGTGTCAAGTGGCTCTGGGGAGACTTTCAGCTATCCTGACTTTCTCAGAATGATGCTGGGCAAGAGATCCGCCATCTTAAAAAT GATCTTAATGTATGAGGAGAAAGCAAGAGAACAGGAAAAGCCAACGGGTCCCCCAGCCAAGAAGGCTATCTCTGAATTGCCctaa
- the Aif1 gene encoding allograft inflammatory factor 1 isoform X3, whose protein sequence is MEFDLNGNGDIDIMSLKQMLEKLGIPKTHLELKKLIREVSSGSGETFSYPDFLRMMLGKRSAILKMILMYEEKAREQEKPTGPPAKKAISELP, encoded by the exons atgGAGTTTGACCTGAACGGAAATGGAGATATTG ATATCATGTCCTTGAAGCAAATGCTAGAGAAACTTGGGATCCCCAAGACCCACCTAGAGCTTAAGAAACTAATTAGAGAGGTGTCAAGTGGCTCTGGGGAGACTTTCAGCTATCCTGACTTTCTCAGAATGATGCTGGGCAAGAGATCCGCCATCTTAAAAAT GATCTTAATGTATGAGGAGAAAGCAAGAGAACAGGAAAAGCCAACGGGTCCCCCAGCCAAGAAGGCTATCTCTGAATTGCCctaa
- the Aif1 gene encoding allograft inflammatory factor 1 isoform X2: protein MSQTRDLQGGKAFGLLKAQQEERLNEINKQFLEDPKYSTDEDLPSKLEAFKKKYMEFDLNGNGDIDIMSLKQMLEKLGIPKTHLELKKLIREVSSGSGETFSYPDFLRMMLGKRSAILKMILMYEEKAREQEKPTGPPAKKAISELP, encoded by the exons ATGAGCCAAACCAGGGATTTACAGG GAGGTAAAGCTTTTGGACTACTGAAGGCCCAGCAGGAAGAGAGACTGAATGAGATCAACAAG CAATTCCTGGAGGATCCCAAATACAGCACTGATGAGGATCTACCCTCCAAACTGGAAGCCTTCAAGA aaaaatatatgGAGTTTGACCTGAACGGAAATGGAGATATTG ATATCATGTCCTTGAAGCAAATGCTAGAGAAACTTGGGATCCCCAAGACCCACCTAGAGCTTAAGAAACTAATTAGAGAGGTGTCAAGTGGCTCTGGGGAGACTTTCAGCTATCCTGACTTTCTCAGAATGATGCTGGGCAAGAGATCCGCCATCTTAAAAAT GATCTTAATGTATGAGGAGAAAGCAAGAGAACAGGAAAAGCCAACGGGTCCCCCAGCCAAGAAGGCTATCTCTGAATTGCCctaa